The Sinorhizobium fredii genome contains the following window.
CTTCAAGTCGGTACCGGACGAACTCCTGGAGGCGGCGCGGATCGACGGCGCGGGGCCGTTCAAGTTCTTCATCGACGTGCTGGTGCCGCTGTCGCGCACCATGATGGCGGCGATCTTCATCATCATGTTCGTCTACGGCTGGAACCAGTATCTCTGGCCGACGCTGATGACGACGGACGAGGGCTTCTTCACGCTGGTGCGCGGCATCAAGCAGATCCTGCTCGTCTGGGTCGGCTCCAACATTCCCGATTACAACGAGGCCTTTGCGCTGGCCATCCTCGCCATGCTGCCGCCGGTTATAATCGTCGTCATGTTCCAGCGCTGGTTCATCAAGGGACTTACTGAGAGCGACAAATAGAGCATTTCCCGGCGAAGTGTGCGGCGGTTCGCCGTCGGAAATGCGCAGACACAAAGTGGAACGACCGGAGGCGCGGCGGGTTTTAGATCCGTTCCCGCTCCGCATTCCTCATTGACCAACGGAGCTAGCCATGGCGGCGATCGATATCGCAGAGGTCTAAAAATCTACTCGGGCAATGTCGAGGCCGTAAAGTCGGTCTCGATCGACATTGCCGACGGCGAGTTCATCGTGCTCGTAGGCCCCTCCGGCTGCGGCAAGTCAACGCTTCTGCGCATGGTCGCCGGGCTGGAGACGATCTCGAAAGGCAGCGTGACGATCGGCACGCGCCTCGTCAACGATGTCGATCCGGCCGAACGCGACATCGCCATGGTCTTCCAGAATTATGCGCTCTATCCGCACATGACGGTTTACCAGAACCTGGCCTATGGCCTCAGGAACCGGAAGACGCCGAAGGCGGAGATCGACGCGCGCGTCGCGGAAGCCGCGCGGATGCTGGAGATCGAGCCCTATCTCGACCGCAAACCGCGGGCGCTTTCGGGCGGCCAGCGCCAGCGCGTCGCCATGGGCCGGGCGATCGTCCGCAAGCCGGCCGCTTTTCTCTTCGACGAGCCGCTTTCGAACCTCGATGCGAAGCTGCGGGCCTCGATGCGCGGCGAGATCAAGCGGTTGCAGAAGCGGCTCGGTACCACCTCGCTCTACGTGACCCACGACCAGCTTGAGGCGATGACGCTCGCCGATCGGCTGGTGGTGCTGAACGGCGGCCGCATCGAGCAGATCGGCCGGCCGCTCGAGGTCTATCACGCACCGGCCTCGACCTTCGTCGCGAGCTTCATCGGCTCGCCGGCGATGAACCTCCTCAAGGGCATGCTCGAAGGCGGCCGCCTGCATATCGGCACGCATGCGATCGACCTCGACTATCCGGCGCCGACCCGGGGGCCGGTGACCGTCGGGCTCAGGGCGGAAGACTTGCGCCCGGCATCTGCCGGCGAGCAGGCCTTGCTCTTCCGCGTCGACTATGTCGAGGAACTCGGAGCACAACGCCTGGTGCACGGCGCGGTCGAGGATCAGCCGCTGACCGTCGCGTTGCCGCCGGAAACGCCGCTTTCCAGCGAGCTTGCCATCGCCATCCCGATGGATCGCCTGCATTTCTTCTCGGCGGAGAACGGCAAGCGGCTTCATCGTCAAGAGCGGGCGGATGGCATGGCCGGTGCCGCGCCGGCCCGTCCGCACGCCGTGAATTTGGAGCCTGTGTCGTGATTGAGAAAGCCGTATCGACCCTTGCTGTTCCTTCGCGAGAGCACCGCGAGGGCATTGCCCGGACGGAACGCAGCATCCCTACCCATGACGCGATCATGGCCGGGATCGAGGCGATGAACACGATCGAGGTCGGCGGCGCCGCCACGACGCCAGCGCCGCTTGCCTTTCCCTTCACTGTTGCTGCCTGGAACCTCGAGCGCTGCCTGTTTCCCGAAGAAAGCGCCGAGCATCTCCGCGCGACCGGGGCGCGGCTCGTGCTGCTTTCGGAGATGGACAACGGCATGGCCCGCACCGGCCAGCGCCACACGACGGCCGAGATTGCGAGCGCGTTGGAAATGCAATACGCCTACGGCGTCGAGTTCATCGAGCTCGGCCTCGGCTCCGATACCGAGCGCGAATTCTGCAAGGACGACTTCAACGACAAGGGCTTCCACGGCAATGCCTTGCTGACCGCCGTGCCCCTCCGGCGTCCCTTCCTGTTGCGGCTTTGCGGGGAGCGCCTGTGGTTCAGGGACGAGACCGATCAGCCGCGTCTCGGCGAGCGCTGCGCCGTCGGTGCCGTGATCGAGACCGAAGCGGGTCCCTTCGTCGCCGTTTCCACGCATTTGGAAAGCGCCACGACCGCCGCCTATCGCGAGCGGCAGATGAAGGAACTGATCGATCAGCTGGACACCGCCTTTCCCGAACTTCCGATCCTGATCGGCGGCGATCTCAATACGGGAAACCATATCGGCGGCGATTTCGAGGCGGAGGGCCTCTTTGCGGCGAGCGCTGCACGCGGCTTCACCCGCCACGGCGGACCGCTCGATCAAATGACCACCCGTCCGAGCCTGATCACCCGTTGGCCGAAACGGGCGATGAAGCTCGACTGGTTCTTAGCGCGGGGGCTGAAGATCGGCGAGAGCCGCATCGTTCCCTCGCTCGACACCTCAGGGCGGCCGCTCTCCGATCACGACCTCATCACCTGCCTCGTCGAGGGTTTCCAATAGGCGCCGGTCTCCTTGCCTAAGCGCCTTGCGCATTCTACATGTGGCGGGCCTCCTGTGGCGGTGTCCGCCGTTGCGGGTGCATGATCGTCGCGGTAGCGCTTTGAATTGCTGTATGATTTCGCCGAAGCGATTTCCGCCTTGGGCGAATGCGGCAGGGGAACCAACGGGAACGGGAAAATGGCAGGAATCGTCAATGTCGGGGTCCAAATGGACCATGTCTCGGGCATCACCATTGCGGGCGATTCCACCTTTGCCATGAGCCTCGAGGCACAGGCGCGCGGGTACCGGCTGTTCCACTACACGCCCGACAAGCTGTCGCTGCGTGACGGCAAGGTCTATGCGACCGCGCAGCAGATGACGCTGCGCGACGTCAAGGGCGACCATTTCACGCTGGACGAGCCCGAGCGGATCGATCTTTCGACCATGGACGTCATCCTGCTTCGCCAGGATCCGCCCTTCGACATGGCCTATATCACCTCGACGCATCTTCTGGAGCGGCTTCACCCGAAGACGCTCGTCGTCAACGACCCGGCCTGGGTGCGCAATTCGCCGGAGAAAATCTTCGTCACCGAATTTCCCGACCTGATGCCGCGGACGCTGATCACGCGGGATGCGAGCGAGATCGCCCGCTTCCGCGAGGAGATGGGCGACATCATCCTGAAGCCGCTCTACGGCAATGGCGGCGCCGGGGTCTTCCATTCGGCGCGCGACGATCGCAATCTCTCGTCGCTGCTTGAAATGTTCGGCCAGATGTTTCGCGAGCCCTTCATTGCCCAGGAATATCTGCCGGCGGTCCGAAAGGGCGACAAACGCATCCTGCTCGTCAATGGCGAGCCGGTTGGCGCCATCAACCGCGTCCCGGCCGAACACGACGCCCGCTCCAACATGCATGTCGGCGGCCGCGCCGAGGCGACCGAGCTCACCGCTCGCGAGAAGGAAATCTGCGCCCGCATCGGACCGGCGCTGAAAGAGCGCGGCTTCCTCTTCGTCGGCATCGATGTCATCGGGGATTACATGACCGAAATCAACGTCACTTCGCCGACTGGCATCCGCGAGGTCAAGAAGTTCGGCGGCGCCGATGTCGCCAGCATGCTCTGGGATGCAATCGAAAAGAAACGCGGCTGACCTCCGCAATCGTTTAGGAACGTTCGACCTACCCGGTCGGCACACGCCGATTTCACCTCACGCGCGTTTGTTCTATTATTGTTCTTGTTTTTGAGCGCGTACCGTGCAAGATTTGGCTTGCTACCGGCGGCGGTTGTGCGGTGCAGGCTGGAGCAATGGGGGCATCATGGTCGCGCGCGTCAGCACGGTTGCGTTTCAGGGTATCGAGGGCGTTCCGGTCGACGTCCAGGTAATGGTGGCTCCTGGCAAGGTCGGCATGCAGATCGTCGGGCTGCCGGACAAGGCCGTTGCCGAAAGCCGCGAACGCGTCCAGGCGGCGCTGCACGCCTCGGGCCTGGCGCTGCCGGCCAAGCGGGTCACCGTCAATCTGGCGCCGGCCGACCTGCCCAAGGAAGGCAGCCATTTCGACCTCGCCATCGCGCTCGGCCTGATGGCGGCGCTCGGCGCCATCCCAGCGGATGCACTTTCCGGCTTTGTGGTCATCGGCGAGCTTAATCTCGACGGCACGATCGCTCCAGTTGCCGGCGCGCTGCCGGCGGCGATCGGGGCCAATGGACTCGGCAAGGGGCTGATCTGCCCAGCCCAAAGCGGCGCTGAAGCGGCCTGGGCCGGCGCCGAGATCAATATCCTGGCGCCGCGCAGCCTGATTGCCATCGCCAATCATTTCCGCGGCACGCAGGTGCTCTCCCGCCCCGAACCGGCGGTCCGGGCGGCCGCCGCCGATCTTCCCGATCTCGCCGACATCAAGGGCCAGGAAAGCGCCAAACGGGCGCTGGAGGTCGCGGCCGCCGGCAATCACAATCTCCTGATGGTAGGCCCTCCCGGTTCCGGCAAGTCGATGCTGGCGTCGCGTCTGCCGTCCATCCTGCCGCCGCTCTCCCCAGCCGAACTGCTCGAAGTGTCGATGATCCATTCGATCGCCGGGCAATTGGCGGGCGGCAAGCTCTCCGACCGCCGGCCGTTCCGTGCGCCGCACCATTCCGCCACCATGGCGGCGCTGATCGGCGGCGGTTTGCGGGCAAAACCCGGGGAGGCGTCGCTCGCCCATCATGGCGTCCTGTTTCTCGACGAGTTTCCGGAGTTTCCCCCGCAGGTGCTCGATGCGCTGCGCCAGCCGCTCGAAACCGCCGAATGCGTCATTGCGCGCGCCAATCACCGTGTGAGCTACCCGGCGGCGATCCAGCTCGTCGCCGCGATGAACCCCTGCCGCTGCGGCATGGCCGGCGAGCCGGGCCGCAGCTGCGCCCGCGGCCCGCGCTGCATGGCCGATTACCAGGCTCGGATTTCCGGTCCGCTGATGGACCGCATCGATATCCGCATCGACGTGCCCGCCGTCAGTGCCGCCGACCTCATCCGCCCCGGCACGGCGGAGGCAAGCGCCGTCGTCGCGCGCCGCGTCGCCCGCGCCCGCGAGTTGCAGCGGGGTCGCCTCGCCGCCCTCGGCCATCCGGAATTGACGAGCAATGCCCGGGCATCGACGGCGATGATCGAGAGAATCGCCGAACCCGACTCGGCGGGGCTGCAGCTCCTCAGGGACGCCGCGGAAAAGATGAAGTTCTCGGCGCGCGGCTATCACCGTGTACTGAAGGTGGCCCGCACGCTCGCCGATCTCGACGAAGCACCGACCGTCGGACGGATCCATCTCGCCGAAGCGATCTCCTATCGCGTCGCCGGCGAGCGCCTGCCGGTAGCGGCGTAGCGCTCGCCTGGCCCAGTTGCACAAATCCAAGTCCATCTCTCAAGGCCCGCTATCGTGTTCCCCTTCAACGGCACCTTCCAACCAAACGGTTTCGTTATGCCGCTCGCCCTTGTGGCAGGCATTCTCCTTGGACCGGCCGTGGGGTCGGCAGTGTCCGAGAACCCAAGCAAGCTCTCCTATGGGGCGAGAATCGGCATGACGATGACGATCGTTTCGAAGGAGGGAATTGGAACGGCAAACGCTGTGATCCGCCTGAAGCACACGCCGCAGGACGCGAAAGTCTTCTGCGTCGAATATCTCCGCGATGACTCGTTGCGCTGCATTGGAGACGTGATCGCGACGACGAAGCTCGCTGACCGCGTCACCGGCAATTGCGTCGAGCGCACCTGGACGGACATGCATGGCTCCAGCTATTCCTTTCACGGCTCCGCCAGGCAGTCTCCTGAAATGATCAAGAAAGGGCTGCTGTCGGAGACGGACTATCTCATCCGCCGCGACGGTGACGAGGCTTTTCTCCCAAACCTTTCGCTTGCCTCCTACGCCGAGAGGCTCGAAATTTTTCAAAGCCTTTGCCCCGGAATTGCGAAATAGCGCCACGAAACGGCGAAGCGTGCTGCACTACAGCGTCCGCGCCCCCTTTCAGGCGATCGCGATCAGGGACGGCGGGATGAACCTTTCATCGCCGAGTTCGCCTCGAAGATGAGATCGATGAGGGAGGTGCGGAGAATGCGAAAGCGGCTTCGACCAAGGCCGACCTCATGAACAAGCCCAGCGATTGGCACGAGATCGTCGTGTCGCTGAACAGCGAAGGGATCGAGCGCGGTGGGCGGAAAACCGAGCACCTCCTCTCATCCCGCTCCGCAGTGCCCGCGCCTCTACCCGCCCAGCCCCTCGAAAAGCACCGTCGAAAGATAACGCTCCGCAAAGGACGGAATGATCACCACGATCATCTTGCCGGCATTCTCCTCGCGCCGGCCGACTTCGATCGCCGCCTGGAGCGCGGCGCCGGAGGAGATACCGACCGGCACGCCTTCGAGCGTGGCGACGAGCCGTGCCACTTCGACCGCTTCGCCCGCATTCACGGTGACGACCTCGTCATAGATCGAGGTGTCGAGGATCGGCGGCGCGAAGCCAGCGCCGATGCCCTGGATCTTGTGCGGTCCCGGCGTGCCGCCCGAGAGAACCGGCGACTCCTCGGGCTCGACGGCAATCACCTTGACCGACGGCTTGCGCGCCTTCAGCACTTGACCGGCGCCGGTGATCGTGCCGCCGGTGCCGATGCCGGAAACAAGGATATCGACGCTGCCTTCGGTGTCGTTCCAGATTTCCTCGGCGGTCGTCCTGCGATGGATTTCCGGATTGGCCGGGTTTTCGAACTGTTGCGGGATGATGGCGTCGGGCAGCGTCTCGGTGAGTTCCTGCGCCTTGGCGATGGCGCCCTTCATGCCCTTTGCCCCTTCGGTCAGCACCAATTCGGCGCCGAGCAGCGACAGCATCTTGCGCCGCTCGACCGACATCGTTTCGGGCATGGTGAGGATCAGCCTGTAGCCTTTAGCGGCGGCCACGAAGGCAAGCGCTATGCCGGTATTGCCCGATGTCGGCTCGATCAGCGTCGTCCGGCCGGGCTCGATCTTGCCCTCCGCCTCAAGCGCTTCGATCATCGCGACGCCGATGCGGTCCTTGACCGAGGCGATCGGATTGAAGAACTCGAGCTTGGCAAGCAGGTTCGCCTTCACGCCCTTTTCGCTGGCGAGCCTGTCCAGCCGCACGATGGGAGTGTCGCCGATCGTTTCGGTGATTGATGAAAAGACGCGGCCGCGGCCGGGCTTGCGCGCTTCTGGCATTGTACTTCTCCCGTTGCTCAAGATGGTTGTCATGAGAATAGGAACAATCAACGGTCCATTCCAGAGCGGGAAAGCGCCGGATGCGGGCAGGCGAAGGAAAAAGCGATAGCAAACCCGCCGGTTGGAGCATGTTTTTCCGGTCGGTGGATAGCACGGCGTGGAAAGTTCCGCTTGAGAACGCCGCACCATCGCTCGCAAAAATTGACCCGGTGACAAGAACGGCGTTGCTAGCGACTCGTTGAGCCGTGCACGTTCCGGAAAAACTGCGGAAGGGGAACGGCCTTGCCCGAAACTCACAATCTCATCGGCTTCGCGCTGATTGCGCTCGGCATGGTACTGACGCCGGGACCGAACATGATCTACCTGATCTCCCGTTCGATCTGCCAAGGCCCGGGCGCCGGCCTTGTCTCGCTCGGCGGCGTGGCACTCGGCTTCGTCTTCTACATGGTCTTCGCCGCGCTCGGCATCACCGCCCTGTTGCTCGCGGTTCCCTTCGCCCACAACGTGCTGTGCTTCGCCGGCGCACTCTATCTCCTCTTCCTCGCCTGGCAGGCCGTGAAGCCCGGCGGTCGCTCGCCGTTCCAGGTCCGCGACCTGCCGCAGGACGGACCGCGCAAGCTCTTCGTCATGGGCCTCGTCACCAGCCTGCTCAATCCGAAGGTGGCGGCGCTCTACCTTTCGCTGCTGCCGCAGTTCATCCGACCGGAATCCGGAAGCGTGCTCCTGCAGTCGCTCGTTTTCGGCAGCCTGCAGATCGCAATCAGCGTCAGCGTCAATGTGCTGATCGCCGTGACCGCCGGGTCGATCGCCGCCTTCCTCGCAGGCCGGCCCCTCTTCATGCTGGTGCAGCGCTGGATGATGAGCACCGTGCTCGCCAGCCTCGCCGTCAGCATGGCTGCCGAGGCGCGCCGGTAGGCGAGGTCACCCGTGAAAGGCCAGCTTGCACCCGGGGGACCGTTGCGCGATCCTCTTCGGCGGAGATTTTGACCATGTCCGGCAGATCAACATCCTTCAGCTTGACCGCGGCCCATGTTGCGCAGGTCCACAGAGCGATTGCGGACGGCGGTCCGGGATCCGGAGCGCAACTGCACACAGATGCGGACTATGACCACTGGGTGGCGCGGATAATGAAGTGCCATCCGGCTCCGGGCTTGCCAACCTTGCTCTTCGCCTATGGATCACTGATCTGGAGGCCGGAGATCGAGCATGTCAGGGAAGAGATCGGCATCGCCCGGGGCTGGCATCGTTCGTTCTGCTTGCGGATGCTTCGCTTTCGGGGCACACCCGATGAGCCGGGTCTGATGATGGCCCTCGACCGCGGCGGGCAGTGCCGCGGCGTTCTCTACGAACTGCCGAACGACGACCTCGAAGGCCAGCTCGGAAGGCTGTTCCGGCGTGAGTTCACCTATAAGCCGCCCAACAGCATGCCCCGCTGGATCAAGGTCGAGACGGGGCAGGGATCCGTTCCCGCTCTGGGTTTCGTCATGAACCGCGCTTCGTCATTCTATACCGGAAGCCTTCCTCTCGAGGCCGTCGCCGAAGTCCTGGCGCGCGCCTGCGGCCATGTCGGCTCGGGCGCGGAGTATCTCCTCAACACGGTAACGCATCTTGAAGCCAGGGGCATTCGAGATCGCAATTTGTGGCGCCTACAAGCGCTCGTAGCGGAGTGCATCGAGCGCGATGGAGCCGCGGCGTCAAGCGAGCTCATTCAAACACTGGACGCATGAAGCTGCGCTCGTAGCTTAGAATGCAGCGCGTCTCCTCGGCATAGGCGAAGGCCGCTTGGCATTCAGGATAGGCGGCCATCTGCTCGCGATAGGTCTCGTAGGCTGCGAGCGAGGGAAAGCTGAAGAGCGCGAGCGCAATATTGTTGGCGCCCTCATGCGGCATGAAATAGCCGTGATGGCTGCCGCCGAGCCGGTTCACCAGCGGAATCCAGAGCTTGGCGTAATGCTCGAATTCCTTGAGCTTGTAAGGATCGATGACGTATTTCAAATAGCAGGTGATCATCAGGCGCTCCGTTCGGCGTGCTGCTTGATACGTGGGGCCGAACGAAGCGTCCAGCCGAGATTGCTGCCGGCCGCTGCCAGCAGGATCGCGGCCGATCCCAGGATCTGCACGGGCTGCAATTGGTGCCCGAAGGCAATGCGGTCGACCAGGATTGCGGCGATAGGGTAGATGAAAGAAAGCGCGCCCGTCACATGGGTCGGCAGCCGCTGGATCGCGCCATAGAGCAGGATGTACATGATGCCGGTGTGGACGACGCCGATGGTGATCAGCAAGGTCCACTGGATTGCGCTCTGCGGCAGCGGCGCCGTCATGGCAAAGGGGGCGAGCATCGCCGCGCCGGTCAAGACCTGGATCAGCGCGATAAGCTGCGGCGGCGTGCCCTTGAGCAGCTTGGTGACGATCGCCGCAATGGCGTAGAAGAAGGCGGCGCCGAGCGAGAGGGCGATCCCTGCGAGATAATGACCGGTTCCGGCTCCGCCCGCCGGCTTTGCGGAGACGATCGCCAGCATGCCGATGAAGGCGACCGAGAGCCAGAACAGCTTGGTTGGGGTGATCTTCTCGCCGAGGAAAAGCGCCCCGAGCCCGAGCAGCATGAAGGGCTGCGTGTTGTAGACCATCGTCGCAATCGAGATCGAGGCGTGCGAATAGGCTTCGAAAAGCAGCAGCCAGTTGATGACGATCGCCACACCGCCGAGCACGGAAAGCCCGACGACCTTCGGACGCAAGTGCCTGAGATCGATGAGGCCGAGGGCTGCGGCAAGGATTGCGAGCGTCACGGCCCCGAAGACGCAGCGCCAGAAGACGACGCCGGCGACCGGCTGTCCCGACATCAGTACGAACCAGCCGATAGTTCCCGATATCAGCATTGCCGCCGTCATTTCCGCGCTTCCGCGCCGCAAATCCTTGTTCATCGCTCTCGCTCCACTGATGACTTGACCGCCAGAGTAATGAGTCTGCTGATGCGAATATAGGGATTGACGAAGGAGATTGTGAGAGAATGCCTAATTGTGTAAGGGGAACTTCCCAAGTTGACTTACGGAGTTGCCGATGCTGGACGAACTTGACCGTCGTATCCTGGAAATTCTCGCCGCGAACGCCCGCGTGTCGCTGAAGGAACTCGCGCTGGAAGCGGGGCTCTCCTCGCCGAGCGCTGCCGAGAGGCTGCGCAAGCTAGAGGAGCGTGGCGTGATCAACGGCTTTACCGTCTCCGTCAACCCGGCGCGGCTCGGCTATCCGCTGCAGGCGGTGGTCCGCGTCCGGCCGATGCCGGGCATGCTGCACATCGTCGAAAAGCTGATCCAGGAGACACCGGAAATCGTCGAATGCGACAAGATCACCGGTGACGATTGCTTCATCGCCAAGATGCTCGTCCGTGACATGGGCGAGCTCGACACGATCCTCGATCGCATCGCCGAAAAGGCGCAGACCAACACCTCGATCGTTAAGTCGACGCCGGTCAAGCGGCGCCTGCCGCCGCTATAGATTCTTGTTTATGCATGTCGTTATCCCAAAACCGCTGCACACTTTTGGCGGACATGCATCAGTTAGCTCCCGTCGAGCCGAAACCGCCGGCGCCGCGCTCGGTCGGCGCGGCGCCGTCTGCCTCGCGGATCGCCACCTGGATCACCGGGGCGATCACCATCTGGGCGATGCGGATGCCGCGCTCGACGATGAAATCCGTCTCGCCGAGATTGATGAGCAGCACCTTCACTTCGCCGCGATAGTCGCTGTCGATCGTGCCCGGCGTGTTGAGGCAAGTGATGCCGTGCTTGAAGGCAAGTCCGGAGCGCGGTCGCACCTGGCCCTCGTGGCCGGCGGGGATCTCGAAGATGAAGCCCGTGGGCACCAGCGCGCGAGCGCCGGGCGGAATCGTCATCGGCTGATCAGCGGGCACGGCGGCTCGCAGGTCCATGCCCGCGGCCCCGGCCGTCTCATAGGCAGGCAGGTCGAGGTCTCGCGCGTGCGGCAGACGGACGAGAGCGAGAGCAGGGTGGTCTATGGAATTGTGCATGGCCATTCCGCCATAAGCAGGATCGGTCTCCCGGCAGTCAATTGCATATTGCCGTCCGAGCCTGTAAAGGACGCGGCAACTCACAGGATACTCAGATCATGGCCGAAAGCATTGCCGAGGCGGTTTCCCGCCGCCGCACATTTGCGATCATTTCGCACCCGGACGCCGGTAAGACGACCCTCACCGAAAAGCTGCTGCTCTTCGGCGGCGCGATCCAGCTCGCCGGCGAGGTGAAGGCCAAGAAGGACCGCATCCAGACCCGTTCCGACTGGATGAAGATCGAGCGCGAGCGCGGCATCTCGGTCGTCACCTCGGTGATGACCTTCGAATACGACGACACGGTCTTCAACCTGCTCGACACGCCCGGTCACGAGGACTTTGCCGACGATACCTATCGCACGCTGACGGCGGTCGACGCGGCCGTCATGGTGATCGACGCCGCCAAGGGCATCGAGCCGCGCACGCTCAAGCTCTTCGAGGTGTGCCGCCTGCGCGACATTCCGATCATTACCTTCGTCAACAAGATGGACCGCGAGAGCCGCGACCCCTTCGAGATCCTCGACGAGGTCGAGCAAAAGCTGGCACTCGACTGTGCGCCGGTCACTTGGCCGATCGGCCGTTCGAAAACCTTCTGCGGCACGTATCATCTTGCCACCAACGAGGTGCGCGGCGCCGACACGCAGGAGCGGCTGACCAAGGTCAACGATCCGGAAATGGCCTCGCATCGCCTGCCGGAGAACGAGCGCGACGCCTTCATCGAGGAGACGATGCTGGCGATCGAGGCCTGCAAGCCCTTCGACCGCAAAGCCTTCCTCGAGGGCCATCTGACGCCGGTCTTCTTCGGCTCGGCGCTCCGCAATTTCGGCGTTCGCGACCTGATCAATGCGCTCAGCGACTTCGCGCCGCCGCCGCGCGCCCAGGTCGCCGACATCCGCACCGTCGAGGCGACCGACGACCGGATGACCGCCTTCGTCTTCAAAATCCAGGCGAACATGGACCCGAACCACCGCGATCGCATCGCCTTCGTCCGTGTCTGCTCGGGCAAGCTCGAGCGCGGCATGAAGGCGCGCCTGTCGCGCACCGGCAAGCAGATGGGGCTTACCGCCCCGCAGTTCTTCTTTGCCTCGCAGCGCCAGCTCGCCGATACGGCCTTTGCCGGCGACGTGGTGGGCATCCCGAACCACGGCACGCTTCGGATCGGCGATACGCTGACGGAAGGCGAGCCGCTCGTTTTCCAAGGCGTGCCGAACTTCGCGCCGGAAATCCTCCGCCGCGTGCGGCTCGAGGACGCGATGAAGGCGAAGAAGCTGAAGGAGGCGCTGCAGCAGATGGCGGAGGAGGGCGTCGTGCAGCTCTTCTCCCCCGATGACGGTGCGCCTGCCATCGTCGGCGTTGTCGGCGCGCTGCAGCTCGACGTGCTGAAGGAGCGCCTGCAGGCGGAATACGGCCTGCCCGTCTCCTTCGAAATGTCGCGTTTCTCCGTCTGCCGCTGGGTCTCCGCCGACAATCCCGCCGAACTCGAAAAGTTTATCGCGGCGCGGCGCGGCGACATCGCCCGCGACCTCGATGGCGACCCGGTGTTCATGGCCCAGGACGGCTTCTCGCTGCGCTACGAGTCGGAACGCTACCCGGCGATCAAAATGGTGGCGATCAAGGAATATCACGTCGCCAAGGCGGCGTGATCGACCCCCACGAGAATGACATTCGCAGCGCGAGAATCAGTTGGGCGCAGCAAGTGATGGAACGCCTCCATCAAGCATGGATTTGATCCTCGCTGTCGCGGTTGGAACGCGCCTTAGCCGTTCAAAGCTTTTTGGCAGCAGTGAGGCGATGACCAAGCGAATGGTGGCCGTTCAGCAATCAAGACGCGGCGCCGTCCGGCCCAATATCGCGCATCGAGGCTCGACGGACCAGACGGCGCGGATGGCGGCGCCGAGTTCGTCGGTCAGCCGTTTCACGTCGGCCGCCGCGCCGGCATGCAGCGCCTCGGCGACGACCAGCACGCGCTTTGTCTCGTCGCGCACGGCCGAATAACCGCTCTGGCGGTTGGTCCAGCGTCGCGCATGGGCACGTTTCTCGGCGTCGGTGAAGATGACCTCCCGCGGCTCAGGATGTTCGATGTCGCCGGCAAATGTCATGTAGATCTCGTCGCCGTCAGCGTGCCGCACCTCGAGATGGGCCGCCACCTTGTCGAGATCGAAGACTGCGATCGGAATGGCAAAGGCGAGCGAAGCCGCATTGCAAAGATCGATCAGCGGATGGATTTTGGGTAGTGTTCCCTCCTTCCTGAACCGCCTGAGCAGCGCCTCGGAGGCTGAGCGATATTGCGTCGGCTTCATCCCCATGCGCGAAAAGGCGCGGCGCCAGGCCTGTATTTCGGGAAGATCACCCTCTGCGGCTTCTGCAAGTCGGGCTTTCGCGACGGCCTCGAACTCAGTGGCATGGGCTGCGACGGGCACGTCCCGATGGATGCCCTCGACATGGAGGACGCCCGCCGCAAGTTCGGGGAACTCTGTCCAGATATCGGTCGAGTGACGGAAATGCATGAGACTGCTCCT
Protein-coding sequences here:
- a CDS encoding B3/B4 domain-containing protein; translated protein: MHFRHSTDIWTEFPELAAGVLHVEGIHRDVPVAAHATEFEAVAKARLAEAAEGDLPEIQAWRRAFSRMGMKPTQYRSASEALLRRFRKEGTLPKIHPLIDLCNAASLAFAIPIAVFDLDKVAAHLEVRHADGDEIYMTFAGDIEHPEPREVIFTDAEKRAHARRWTNRQSGYSAVRDETKRVLVVAEALHAGAAADVKRLTDELGAAIRAVWSVEPRCAILGRTAPRLDC
- a CDS encoding peptide chain release factor 3, which gives rise to MAESIAEAVSRRRTFAIISHPDAGKTTLTEKLLLFGGAIQLAGEVKAKKDRIQTRSDWMKIERERGISVVTSVMTFEYDDTVFNLLDTPGHEDFADDTYRTLTAVDAAVMVIDAAKGIEPRTLKLFEVCRLRDIPIITFVNKMDRESRDPFEILDEVEQKLALDCAPVTWPIGRSKTFCGTYHLATNEVRGADTQERLTKVNDPEMASHRLPENERDAFIEETMLAIEACKPFDRKAFLEGHLTPVFFGSALRNFGVRDLINALSDFAPPPRAQVADIRTVEATDDRMTAFVFKIQANMDPNHRDRIAFVRVCSGKLERGMKARLSRTGKQMGLTAPQFFFASQRQLADTAFAGDVVGIPNHGTLRIGDTLTEGEPLVFQGVPNFAPEILRRVRLEDAMKAKKLKEALQQMAEEGVVQLFSPDDGAPAIVGVVGALQLDVLKERLQAEYGLPVSFEMSRFSVCRWVSADNPAELEKFIAARRGDIARDLDGDPVFMAQDGFSLRYESERYPAIKMVAIKEYHVAKAA
- a CDS encoding Lrp/AsnC family transcriptional regulator, which produces MLDELDRRILEILAANARVSLKELALEAGLSSPSAAERLRKLEERGVINGFTVSVNPARLGYPLQAVVRVRPMPGMLHIVEKLIQETPEIVECDKITGDDCFIAKMLVRDMGELDTILDRIAEKAQTNTSIVKSTPVKRRLPPL
- a CDS encoding NIPSNAP family protein, yielding MITCYLKYVIDPYKLKEFEHYAKLWIPLVNRLGGSHHGYFMPHEGANNIALALFSFPSLAAYETYREQMAAYPECQAAFAYAEETRCILSYERSFMRPVFE
- the dut gene encoding dUTP diphosphatase, with the protein product MAMHNSIDHPALALVRLPHARDLDLPAYETAGAAGMDLRAAVPADQPMTIPPGARALVPTGFIFEIPAGHEGQVRPRSGLAFKHGITCLNTPGTIDSDYRGEVKVLLINLGETDFIVERGIRIAQMVIAPVIQVAIREADGAAPTERGAGGFGSTGAN
- a CDS encoding DMT family transporter, with protein sequence MNKDLRRGSAEMTAAMLISGTIGWFVLMSGQPVAGVVFWRCVFGAVTLAILAAALGLIDLRHLRPKVVGLSVLGGVAIVINWLLLFEAYSHASISIATMVYNTQPFMLLGLGALFLGEKITPTKLFWLSVAFIGMLAIVSAKPAGGAGTGHYLAGIALSLGAAFFYAIAAIVTKLLKGTPPQLIALIQVLTGAAMLAPFAMTAPLPQSAIQWTLLITIGVVHTGIMYILLYGAIQRLPTHVTGALSFIYPIAAILVDRIAFGHQLQPVQILGSAAILLAAAGSNLGWTLRSAPRIKQHAERSA